One Spirochaetaceae bacterium genomic window carries:
- a CDS encoding ATP-dependent DNA helicase RecG yields MTAVLLQQLAQPVTSLPGVGPAGGRRLAELGAATVGELLEHFPRAWEDRRRIAPLEALAEGRPAVVRVRVAAHRRFGPRARHLRIDLTDQAPAARVPDAGGGSRAHPAGTAEHRPGRAPVPVPRAVPGAALLCFGRNYLARSLPVGAVVTVAATFHWRGGIWEAGSFELLRDGDTANSGRIVPIYPLSEGVRAAMLRRAMLAACACLAGVATPWDRYCRRRGLPPVAEAVQALHFPRCDGDVERARTAVAYAELLQLQCALRRRRAPQRAPRRACGALPARIVGRLPFTLTGDQDAALRAIGAGLRAARPSARLLQGDVGCGKTLVALLAAAWVVEAGEQVAFVVPTELLARQHLSSACRILAPAGIAVALLTGAGAVRGTQAVPGGVQALPRTALLDNLRRGAVDVLFGTHALLQEGVAFARLGLVVIDEQHRFGVLQRRHLLRRAPRADLLLMTATPIPRSLAMTVYGDLERTVIRALPPGRLPVRTHLVRLANVGKVYDRVRGELASGGQVYVVAPRIGAPVLPARHAPPAEPAAGGRSAPLTDAGDAESLFAALRDEVFPEFASGLVHGAMNELDKHAVMEQFRRGALSILVATTVVEVGVDVEGATGIVVFGAERFGLATLHQLRGRVGRGPRQGYAYLVYGEPLSDSGRERLRAMKESGDGFAIAERDLGLRGPGTLLGLRQAGLPELRAAELPRDLPLALHARADIGPASGAQDSARCP; encoded by the coding sequence ATGACGGCGGTGTTGCTGCAGCAGCTCGCGCAGCCGGTCACCAGTCTGCCCGGAGTGGGACCGGCCGGGGGCCGCCGCCTCGCGGAGTTGGGAGCCGCGACCGTGGGCGAGTTGCTGGAGCACTTCCCGCGCGCCTGGGAGGACCGCCGCCGGATCGCGCCGCTGGAGGCGCTCGCGGAAGGCCGGCCGGCCGTGGTGCGCGTCCGGGTCGCGGCGCACCGCCGGTTCGGCCCGCGCGCCCGGCACCTGCGCATCGACCTCACCGACCAGGCGCCGGCCGCGCGCGTCCCGGATGCCGGCGGCGGCTCGCGCGCGCACCCAGCGGGCACCGCGGAGCATCGGCCCGGCCGAGCCCCCGTTCCGGTGCCGCGTGCGGTGCCCGGCGCGGCGCTGCTTTGCTTCGGGCGCAACTACCTGGCCCGTTCGCTGCCGGTCGGGGCGGTGGTTACGGTGGCCGCCACGTTTCATTGGCGCGGCGGGATATGGGAGGCCGGCAGCTTCGAGTTGCTGCGCGACGGCGACACCGCAAATTCAGGACGCATCGTACCCATCTATCCGCTGAGCGAGGGAGTTCGCGCCGCCATGCTGCGCCGCGCGATGCTCGCCGCCTGCGCCTGCCTTGCCGGCGTGGCCACGCCGTGGGACCGCTACTGCCGCAGGCGCGGACTGCCGCCGGTGGCCGAAGCGGTGCAGGCGCTCCACTTTCCGCGCTGCGACGGCGACGTCGAACGTGCCCGCACCGCTGTCGCATACGCGGAACTGCTGCAACTGCAGTGCGCCCTGCGCCGCCGCCGCGCGCCGCAGCGTGCGCCGCGGCGCGCGTGCGGTGCGCTGCCGGCGCGCATCGTCGGGCGGCTGCCGTTTACGCTGACCGGCGACCAGGACGCGGCGCTGCGCGCGATCGGCGCCGGACTGCGCGCGGCGCGGCCGAGCGCCCGGCTGTTGCAGGGCGACGTGGGCTGCGGCAAGACGCTGGTCGCCCTGCTCGCCGCGGCGTGGGTGGTGGAAGCGGGCGAGCAGGTCGCGTTCGTCGTACCCACCGAACTGCTCGCGCGTCAGCACCTGAGCAGCGCGTGCCGTATTCTCGCACCGGCCGGGATAGCGGTGGCGCTGCTGACCGGCGCCGGTGCGGTACGCGGCACGCAGGCGGTGCCGGGCGGCGTGCAGGCACTGCCGCGCACCGCGCTGCTTGACAACCTGCGCCGCGGCGCCGTCGACGTGCTGTTCGGCACGCACGCGCTGCTGCAGGAAGGGGTGGCGTTCGCCCGCCTCGGCCTGGTGGTGATCGACGAGCAGCATCGCTTCGGCGTACTGCAGCGGCGCCACCTTCTGCGCCGCGCACCGCGCGCCGATCTGCTGCTGATGACCGCCACGCCGATTCCCCGCTCGCTCGCGATGACCGTATACGGAGACCTCGAACGCACGGTGATCCGCGCCCTGCCGCCGGGCCGGCTGCCGGTGCGCACCCACCTCGTGCGGCTGGCCAACGTCGGCAAGGTGTATGACCGGGTGCGCGGCGAGCTCGCGTCCGGCGGCCAGGTGTACGTGGTGGCGCCGCGCATCGGCGCTCCCGTGCTGCCCGCGCGGCACGCGCCGCCGGCCGAACCGGCTGCCGGCGGCCGCTCCGCTCCGCTCACCGACGCCGGCGACGCCGAGTCCCTGTTCGCCGCACTGCGGGACGAGGTGTTCCCGGAGTTCGCGTCCGGCCTGGTCCACGGCGCCATGAACGAGCTCGACAAGCACGCGGTGATGGAGCAGTTCCGGCGTGGCGCGCTGTCGATCCTGGTGGCGACCACGGTAGTGGAGGTAGGGGTGGACGTCGAGGGCGCCACCGGCATCGTGGTGTTCGGCGCCGAGCGGTTCGGCCTCGCGACGCTGCACCAGCTTCGCGGCCGCGTCGGCCGTGGGCCGCGGCAGGGGTATGCTTACCTGGTGTACGGCGAACCGTTGAGCGACTCGGGTCGCGAACGCCTGCGGGCGATGAAGGAGAGCGGCGACGGATTCGCGATCGCCGAGCGCGACCTCGGCCTGCGCGGGCCGGGAACGCTGCTCGGGCTGCGCCAGGCGGGTCTGCCGGAGTTGCGTGCCGCCGAGCTGCCGCGCGATCTGCCGCTCGCCCTGCACGCCCGCGCCGACATTGGCCCGGCAAGTGGGGCACAGGACTCTGCGCGATGTCCGTGA
- a CDS encoding YggT family protein: MQDFFRVINIALLAYMLVIVLRIMSTWFRGAAAEGALGTISHYLRQLTDPYLQMFSRFTFLRAGGVDFTPLAGIFVLVVASEMTRQLANQQQVTIGYFLGVSLFAAWRMTSIIVLVFLVACVARFVTLRFLGRTDTPIARMVHALSQAPVRAVSRYVSMRDSGSEANYLLITIVILFAIWIGGRVATEFLVRYFFSLNQMFGGLPLTG; encoded by the coding sequence ATGCAGGATTTTTTCCGAGTCATCAATATCGCGTTGCTCGCATACATGCTGGTCATCGTGTTGCGTATCATGTCGACCTGGTTCCGGGGAGCCGCGGCCGAAGGTGCCCTCGGTACCATCAGCCACTATCTCCGGCAGCTCACCGACCCGTACCTGCAGATGTTCTCCCGGTTTACCTTTCTGCGCGCCGGCGGCGTGGACTTTACGCCGCTAGCCGGCATATTCGTGCTGGTGGTGGCCTCCGAGATGACCCGCCAGCTTGCCAATCAGCAACAGGTCACCATCGGGTACTTTCTCGGCGTGTCGCTGTTCGCGGCCTGGCGCATGACCTCGATCATCGTGCTGGTGTTCCTGGTTGCGTGCGTCGCCCGCTTCGTCACGCTGCGGTTTCTGGGCCGCACCGATACGCCGATCGCGCGCATGGTGCATGCCCTGTCGCAAGCTCCGGTACGTGCCGTGTCGCGCTACGTCTCCATGCGCGACAGCGGCAGCGAGGCCAACTACCTGCTGATTACCATCGTGATCCTGTTTGCGATCTGGATCGGAGGCCGGGTGGCGACCGAGTTCCTGGTGCGCTATTTCTTCTCCCTGAACCAGATGTTCGGCGGACTGCCGCTCACCGGCTGA
- a CDS encoding homoserine dehydrogenase has translation MKDRIGIGLVGLGTVGGAFARLVEDNGELLHRRYGVHVELVRVGVARLGKPRPVAADLLVQGYEKVLADPRVDVVVELMGGVEHPRQLITAALRAGKHVITGNKALIAEHGEELLTLAHRYGVQLRFEASVCGGIPVIKVIRESLSANRIRSLTGIVNGTTNYILTRMTASGASFGDALAEAQERGFAEADPTLDVDGTDAVQKMAILCSLAFGGWCSYRDALWQGIESVTAKDVEFAAMSGFVFKLVAMGRVVDGMTSVAVFPALVATGHPLASVRDEFNAVMIDSDFQGPSVLIGRGAGDRPSASSVAADLADLLAGSAAAGPAPPRSHLYPAERLTFRYYFHFVTENRPGIWAQVTGLLAEHEINIESVHQKWEDPDQPSDLYVLVDPVAEHRARAALAAISAAPGIFPESRFYRILPDEQG, from the coding sequence GTGAAGGACCGAATCGGCATCGGATTGGTGGGACTTGGCACGGTGGGAGGCGCGTTCGCGCGGCTCGTCGAGGACAACGGCGAACTGCTGCACCGCCGATACGGCGTGCACGTGGAGCTGGTCCGGGTGGGGGTCGCACGCCTGGGCAAGCCGCGGCCGGTGGCCGCCGATCTGCTGGTACAGGGCTACGAGAAGGTGCTCGCCGACCCGCGCGTCGACGTGGTGGTGGAACTGATGGGCGGCGTCGAGCATCCGCGCCAGTTGATTACCGCCGCCCTGCGCGCCGGCAAGCACGTCATCACCGGCAACAAGGCGCTGATAGCCGAACACGGCGAAGAGCTGCTGACGCTTGCGCACCGGTACGGCGTACAGCTTCGCTTCGAGGCGTCCGTGTGCGGCGGCATCCCGGTCATCAAGGTGATCCGTGAGAGCCTCAGCGCCAACCGGATCCGCAGCCTGACCGGCATCGTCAATGGCACCACCAACTACATCCTGACCCGCATGACCGCGTCGGGCGCTTCGTTCGGCGACGCGCTCGCCGAGGCGCAGGAGCGCGGCTTCGCGGAAGCGGATCCCACCCTGGACGTGGACGGCACCGATGCGGTGCAGAAGATGGCCATCCTGTGCAGCCTCGCGTTCGGCGGCTGGTGCAGCTACCGCGACGCCCTGTGGCAGGGCATCGAGAGCGTGACGGCAAAGGATGTCGAGTTCGCGGCGATGTCGGGATTCGTGTTCAAACTGGTCGCCATGGGCAGGGTGGTCGACGGCATGACCTCGGTGGCGGTGTTTCCCGCCCTGGTAGCCACCGGCCACCCGCTGGCGTCGGTGCGTGACGAATTCAACGCGGTAATGATCGATTCCGACTTCCAGGGCCCGTCGGTGCTGATCGGCCGCGGCGCGGGCGACCGGCCCTCCGCGTCGTCGGTGGCGGCCGACCTGGCAGACCTGCTCGCCGGCAGCGCAGCCGCCGGACCGGCGCCGCCGCGCAGCCATCTGTACCCCGCGGAGCGTTTGACGTTCCGCTACTACTTTCACTTCGTGACCGAGAATCGTCCCGGGATCTGGGCGCAGGTAACCGGCCTGCTTGCCGAGCACGAAATCAACATCGAGTCGGTGCACCAGAAGTGGGAGGATCCCGATCAGCCCTCCGATTTGTACGTGCTCGTGGATCCGGTTGCCGAGCACCGCGCCCGCGCCGCGTTGGCCGCCATCAGCGCCGCGCCGGGGATCTTCCCGGAGTCGCGATTCTATCGCATACTTCCGGATGAACAGGGGTAG